ATTGTTGACTGTTTTCTTTTAGGTTCGGGCAGAGGCGATTTGTCAAGCGAAAGGGCTTATATCAGATTAGTGAAACTGTCCTGTATAGATAAAGACAAGCAGGTAATCGATACGGATATTGAAGGATGGATAATAGGGGAGGATGGCAAGGTTGGTGTTCGTGGCCGTCTGGTATCAAAGCAAGGGTCTGTATTGGCAAAAGCGTTGCTTGCTGGTTTTGCTGAGGGTGTTGCAAAAGCATTTTCATCAACTGCAAGCAATATTAGCGTAACTCCAGAAGGTTCTGTAACGACAATTGATCCAGATAAAGCGTTTCAGGTTGCCGGATACACAGGGGTAGGCGAAGCAATGAAAAGACTCGCTGATTTTTATATGAAAATGGCCGAAAGTATGTTTCCTGTAATTGAGGTTGGAGCTGGCAGAACAGTAACCGTGGTTATTAAAGACGGAAAAGAGCTAATTTTAGATAAGAAGAAAATAGTTCAAACAATAAACTATGACATAAAGGAGGTAGAGTGATGAAAAAAAGCGTTTTTATAGCGTTTTTATTAATAATTTCAACGGTAGCTTTTGCGAGGGATATAACAATGGCAAAGACGGATTTTGATCATAGCAGATATGAGTTAATTACGATGGCTTATAGTTATAGAACTCAACCGCTTTATATGGATGTCGGTCTTGGTATTGAAGAGCTATTAAAAACGACAGAAAATATATGTTTGAAATTTCCAGATTGTGTCGGTGTGTATAACTTTGAGATGAATGTTTCAGCATCACAAGGCGGTAGATTTTATTATGCTACATTTGATCTTGTAAGGAGAAAGAAATGAGAAAACCAGCAATAATGTTATTAATAAGTTTCGCGGTAATGTTTTCAGGTTGCGCAAAGATGCTTAGTCCGGGAGCAACTGAATTTAAATGTCCTGCCAAAGGCACAGGAGTTTGCGCTGATGTTACAACAGTTTATCAGAATAGACATAATATTGAAACATTAAAGTTTAAAGATTTGCCTGACAAAGATACTTACATTGAAGAAAAATGCGGATTTCTAAAGAATTCAAGCGAAAACAAAGGGAATTTTGAATATAACGATTGCGTTTATAGGGCAAGTAAAGAATATGAAAAACTTAAAAAACAGGCAAAAATTGAAGATAAAAACACAAAGCTTAAAATCTTAGCAACCGGCAATGAGACATTATACAAAGCTTTGAGAGCCGACGAGGGCATTCCTTTAAGACAACCTGATGAAGTTATCAGTATCTGGATTGCTCCATATAAAACTGATACAGGCGATTTAGTATATAGCCATTACATTTATGCGGTTAGGAAAAAATCTGACTGGTTATTTATTCCAGAAAGCGAACAGACAAAAATATTAAGACAGAGCAAACAGTTTAATCCGCTTATGCCATATCTGCCTGAAAGCAAAATTGTAAAATAGGGGAGAAATACATGGGATTGGCGGTAAAAAATCTACAGGCAATATTTGAGCGAGGAAGGATAGCGGATTATTTAAGCGTATATCATTATGTAAAAGACGGTATTTATGCTTTGCGTGATGGATGGCAAAATAAAACAAAATAAAAGGACAGGCATTTATTTCTTGACCTTTTTACCCAAATCTGCTATTGTTTATCCATCAGGAGGCAGCCATGACCAGACCAAGAAGCAGCTTTGTTTCCCTTGAAGATACCGGCTGGTATCACTGTGTATCAAGATGTGTCCGTAGAGCTTTTTTGTGCGGTGTTGATTCTGCTACCGGCAAAGACTTTGACCACCGCCGCCAGTGGATTGTCGATAGAATGAAACAACTTACTGAAATTTATTCTGTCCATATTGCTGGCTATGCTATTATGAGTAATCATTATCATATTGTCCTTAAAATTGACCCAGAAGCTGTCTCTGAATTAACGGATGAAGAAGTTTTGAGTAGGTGGAAAAAACTATATAAATTACCTGACTATGCAAACACTTATCTTAAAGATAGCAGTAAATTACCTACTTACGAAAAAGAGCTTACAGAAGATTACATTCACAAGATAAGAGAAAGATTATATGATATTTCCTGGTTTATGAAGTCATTAAACGAATACATTTCCCGGCGTGCCAATAAAGAAGATAGCACAAAAGGTCACTTCTGGGAAAGCAGATTCAAATGTCAGGCATTGCTTGATGAAAAAGCAATATTGTCTGCACTTGCCTATGTTGATTTAAATCCTATTCGCGCAGGTATTGCTGAATTACCTGAATCATCTGATTTTACTTCCATAAAAGAACGTATAGAATGTGAAAAAGAATCAAAAGTACCTCATAAACTAATGAAATTTGATACGGAAGAAAAAGAAAGAAATGCTATCCCATTTGGATTTAAAGAATATTTAGAGCTTGTTGATTGGCTTGGAAGAGTTGTAAGAGAAGACAAAAAAGGCAGCATTGATAAAAATAAACCTAAAATTTTGGAAAGACTTGGTATATCCGCTGATGGTTTTGCGGAGTATTCTCATAAGCTGCTGAAAGAATTTGGCAACGCTGTAGGGTCTCCCGAAATCATCCACCGCCTCTATA
The window above is part of the Deferrivibrio essentukiensis genome. Proteins encoded here:
- a CDS encoding transposase — translated: MTRPRSSFVSLEDTGWYHCVSRCVRRAFLCGVDSATGKDFDHRRQWIVDRMKQLTEIYSVHIAGYAIMSNHYHIVLKIDPEAVSELTDEEVLSRWKKLYKLPDYANTYLKDSSKLPTYEKELTEDYIHKIRERLYDISWFMKSLNEYISRRANKEDSTKGHFWESRFKCQALLDEKAILSALAYVDLNPIRAGIAELPESSDFTSIKERIECEKESKVPHKLMKFDTEEKERNAIPFGFKEYLELVDWLGRVVREDKKGSIDKNKPKILERLGISADGFAEYSHKLLKEFGNAVGSPEIIHRLYTTRNLKGMKGIKAAKKIFAA
- the traV gene encoding type IV conjugative transfer system lipoprotein TraV — encoded protein: MRKPAIMLLISFAVMFSGCAKMLSPGATEFKCPAKGTGVCADVTTVYQNRHNIETLKFKDLPDKDTYIEEKCGFLKNSSENKGNFEYNDCVYRASKEYEKLKKQAKIEDKNTKLKILATGNETLYKALRADEGIPLRQPDEVISIWIAPYKTDTGDLVYSHYIYAVRKKSDWLFIPESEQTKILRQSKQFNPLMPYLPESKIVK